From Pongo pygmaeus isolate AG05252 chromosome 2, NHGRI_mPonPyg2-v2.0_pri, whole genome shotgun sequence, a single genomic window includes:
- the LOC129032412 gene encoding cytochrome c oxidase subunit NDUFA4-like, producing the protein MCNIDILEKTVPNKSDSVHNVAQKDNGEITCGELSPNLELASATNILRQIISQVKKHPSLMPLFVFIGVGGTGAALYLLFLALFNPDVSWDRKNNSQSWNKLDPNDQYKFYSVNVDYSKLKKEGPDF; encoded by the exons ATGTGTAATATAGACATCCTTGAAAAAACAGTCCCAAACAAAAGTGACTCTGTGCATAACGTTGCACAGAAAGACAATGGAGAAATTACCTGTGGAGAATTATCTCCCAACTTGGAATTG GCCTCTGCCACAAACATACTCCGCCAGATCATTAGTCAGGTCAAGAAGCATCCAAGCTTGATGCCCCTATTTGTATTTATTGGAGTTGGAGGTACTGGAGCAGCACTGTATCTCTTGTTTCTGGCATTGTTCAATCCAGATGTTAGTTGGGACAGAAAGAATAACTCACAGTCCTGGAACAAACTGGATCCCAATGATCAGTACAAGTTCTACTCAGTGAATGTGGATTACAGCAAACTAAAGAAAGAAGGTCCAGATTTCTAA